A genome region from Calliopsis andreniformis isolate RMS-2024a chromosome 2, iyCalAndr_principal, whole genome shotgun sequence includes the following:
- the LOC143186841 gene encoding GEL complex subunit OPTI, which translates to MSRSKSEKIGNGSKCESSVWTRAITANSEWPDKEEFLDVIYWARQAIGIIVGIGWGLIPLKGFIALLLFVLVNAGVTYLYFSNFQQIDEEEFGGVWELTKEGFMTSFAGFLVTWIIIYTGLHFD; encoded by the exons ATGTCGCGTTCAAAATCAGAAAAGATCGGGAACGGTAGTAAATGTGAATCAAGTGTTTGGACACGTGCGATAACAGCAAATTCCGAATGGCCGGATAAA GAGGAATTCCTCGATGTTATATATTGGGCTAGACAAGCAATCGGAATCATAGTTGGTATAGGATGGGGCCTTATACCTCTAAAAGGTTTTATAGCTTTGTTACT ATTTGTATTAGTCAATGCAGGTGTTACGTACCTATACTTTAGCAATTTTCAACAAATTGACGAAGAAGAATTTGGTGGTGTGTGGGAATTAACTAAGGAAGGTTTTATGACATCGTTTGCTGGGTTTTTG GTTACCTGGATTATTATATATACAGGATTACATTTTGACTGA